From the Kribbella sp. CA-293567 genome, the window TGGCGCAGGAGGTCGAGGGCCTCGGAGCCCCCGGCGAGATCGTCGAGGTCAAGGACGGCTACGGCCGTAACTACCTCGTTCCGCGTGGCCTGGCCATCGGCTGGACCCGTGGCGCGGAGAAGCAGATCCAGTCGATCAAGCGGGCGCGTGACGCCCGGGCGATCCAGGGCAAGGAGCACGCGAGCGAGGTCAAGAACCAGCTCGAGCAGCTCGGCGTCCAGCTGGACGTGAAGGCCGGCGAGACCGGTCGCCTGTTCGGCTCGGTCACCCCGGCGGACATCGCCGGCGCGATCAAGTCCGCGGGTGGACCGCTGATCGAGAAGCGGGCGATCACCATCGGCTCGCCGATCAAGACCACCGGCAAGCACGCCGTCTCGGTGCAGCTGCACCCTGACGTCGCCGCGACCGTCCGGCTCGAGGTCGTCGCAGTCTGAGGCAACGCCTCACCCAGCACCACGAAGGCCCGCTCGCCCCTCGGGGAGAGCGGGCCTTCGCTGTGTCAGCCAGAGCAACCTGGCGTTCAGCTGTCGCTGTTTCACGGCAAGCCGGCGTTCAGCTGTCGTTGTGTCGCGGCTCGGCGGCGCGCTTCCTTTGCCGTTCCCAGAGACTCGCAGCCCCGCCACGCGCCTGAACGGTGATGCGGATCAGAGCGGCTCGGGGGCCGGCCAGGTAGGGGCCTTGGGGTCGGCGGCCGAGTCGGGACCCGGCTCGGCGACGTCCGGCCAGGTGACGGGTTTGGGGTCGTCCGCTGTGCCCCCGGTGGTGCCGAAGTTCTGGATCGTCGGCCACTTCGGTGGCACCGGGTCGTCGGCGGCGGACGCCGTGACTCCCGGCAGGAGCAGCAGCGCGGTACCGACGACGCCGGTCAGCAGACGCTTCCTCACTTTTTGTCCAGCGCGTAGAGGGTTCCGTCGTAGACGACGATGGCGCGCGTGCCGGCCACACCCCACGGCCGGGCCGTTCCGGGCTGCAGTTGGCGGAACTTGCCGCCCGGCGTACCGGCGACCAGAGTGCTCAGAGCCTGGCCGTAGATCGTCAGGCCGGTGATCGACTGCGGCTGGAAGTCCTTGTACGCCGAGGTTTTGTTGGTGGTGAAGTTGATCAGGCACTCACCCCAGGCGGCCACCTTGCCGGCCTGGTCCGGCAGCCATTGCCAGCCGGCCGCCTTGTTCGGGGCCGAGGTCGGGCAGGTCGCCACCGCGGCGCCCGAGGTGCTGTCGTGGACGACCGGGATCACCTTGTCGGCGACCGGCGTGTTCCAGATGACCAGCGCCCGGCCGGGGCTGGCGGCAACGATGTGGTTGATTCCCGTCGCGCCCTTCGGCTTGGCGGGCTGCACGGTGACCGTCTCCTTGCCAGGCTGGTCCCAGTACAACGGTCCGCGGTACCGCGCCGACAAGCCCTTGTCGCCCTCGGCAAGCAGGAGGGTAGCGAGCCGTTCCGGTGCAGGCAGTGCCTTGAGCTCACCACCGGAGACGACGCTCGCGCCGCCCTCGCTGCCCAGCACCACCAGGGGAGAGGCGCCGAAGAACTGCACGCTGGCGGAGTTCGGCAGCTCGAGCTCGACCGCCTCGGCGCCGTCACCGGCCCAGTAGTACAAGGACTCCGGCGCGACCACGGCCACCACCGGCTTGCCGTCGATCGTCGTGTACACAGGGCTTTCGGCGCCGCGCGGGACCTTGTCCTGCCAGAGCACCTTGCCGGTGTCGTCGAAGACGGCGATCTTCTCGTCCTGGGTGATGATCGCGACCTCGCGGCCGGTGGGGGAGACGGCGGGCTTGGTGTCGGGATCGAGATCCACGGTCCAGCTCGCGGTGGCCGTCCAGCCGGGCGGTACCGGCCGGGCGGAGAACTGGTCCGGTCCGACACTCGGGCCGGGCAGCTCCGGCAGCTTCGGCGAGACGGTCGGCTGGGTGACGTTGTCGCTC encodes:
- the rplI gene encoding 50S ribosomal protein L9, whose translation is MKLILAQEVEGLGAPGEIVEVKDGYGRNYLVPRGLAIGWTRGAEKQIQSIKRARDARAIQGKEHASEVKNQLEQLGVQLDVKAGETGRLFGSVTPADIAGAIKSAGGPLIEKRAITIGSPIKTTGKHAVSVQLHPDVAATVRLEVVAV